The genomic DNA GTCGACAACATTGTCGCCATTGGTATCCCAGAATCGTCTAAGGACCTGCCCTTCTGGACCAAACACGACCCAGCCAGAATTTTTCCCCTGACGTTCGACCTCAACCTTGCACGCGGCATAGTCAGCTTTTTCAACCAGTTCATAGGGAACATCCTGCTGAGTTGGTCGAAACGATAACGCCAAATCGGCCGTTGGGGCATCAGCTGCGAATGCCATTGTGGAGCATGCTAAAGTGCATCCCATTCCACTGATGAATGAGCAAATATTACGGCTAACCAAAGAACGCATTCTAAGATCCTTCTCTTACAGAAATTTCCAGCAATTCTGTTTCAATATCTTGCGGTAACGACAGATTCTCTCCATTTTCCGATATCCTATGCAAAATAGGGCATTCAGGTCACGATCAATTTCTCCAGAAGTTCAAATAAGCTGTGGCTGATACGTAAGGCGTGAATTTTGATCTGAGTTCTGAATTGACTATCATTGACTAATTGAACCTGCCAGTCAGACTTTGCCTGACAATTATCTACAACTTGATGACATGAAAAATTGAATAACCATGCTGAAATTGCAACCTGTTCCCGAAGACAAAGCGGATGGAAAAGTCGGTCAAACATACGAACGCCTGCACGACCTTCTCGGACCGGATCCGCTTCCCGAACCTTTTCTCATCATGGGAAATGTCGAAGCGTTTTTGCGAGACTATTACATGAATTTCAAAAAGTTTGTCTACTCTGCTGGCAAACTGGATGAGAAATCCAAAGCCGCCATTGCCCTGGTGACGGCAATTCATGCCCATAGCGAGGTTTGGTTTCAGTATTTTCGACAGCGGTGTCTCGATTTGGGCTGGGAGGAATCACAGTTGGCTGAGTTGGCTGCGATCTCGACCACAAATTACATGTACAATACATTCTTCAAATTTCGTGAACTTTCCGGGACCGATAAATTTGAAGGATTACCGGTCGGACTGCGAGCACATACATTTCACGGAACCAGTCTGGACGACAAGATGGTCGAACTGATCAACCTCGTGATCAGCGATTTGAATGCCTGCAAGCCTTGCGTGAGTGGGCATGTCTCCAAAGCCGAGAATCTCGGACTTTCTTCGGAGGAAATGCTTGAAGCGATTCAGTGTGCGGCCACTGTTTATGCAGGTGCTCAGTTTATTAGTGCAGCGAGTTAATCGATATTTGCTTCTGAAAAAACGTCCGTGTGTGCCAGTCTCTGTTAATCAAAACAGTTGGTTGAGTTATGCATTTCGATAACTTAATCTATGAAGAATCCCTGTTCCCATTGAACACTGAATTTCAGTTTCATGACGAATAGGCGATGATCAGTGGGCTTATCTTAGAGAGCGTCGCCGTCACCCGAGAGAGTCTGACTGAGGTCTTCATAGTTTCGTAAATCAGACCTCTCAACAGGTTGGAGTATTTGCATTTAGCCAACTATGATCAGTGTCATTATCTCTTATTACGATCGTTATGAGATAAATCATCTGCATCGTTTGTTAGCGGACATGGAAAGATTTCCTGCTGGTTTACCATTTCGGCTTCTTATCGTGGTCAACTCTACGGATGTAGTGCATCCTTCACTGAATTCACTTCCTACATCTTTCAATTACGAAGTGATTCGACGTGAAAATAGAGGATATAACATCGGTGCCTGGGAAGAGGGATGGCGATATCAAAAGGATGAAGCTTATCTCTTTATGCAGCATGAGTGCCGGATACTACGTTCCGGATGGTTGAAAGCATTTGATCAAGTTTCACAGCGACCAGCTGTCGGTCTTATTGGAGAATCGCTTGCACAGGATTGGGATCAGCCTTGGGAATCGATCGCTGAAGAGATCAGATTTTATGAAATGCATGAACACGAAATTGCAGGGAAACCAATCAAAGATCGTGTGGCCTGCTACCAGCATCATTTAAAAAGCTGGCAAATCGACCCACTCAATAATGCAGGCCATTTACAGAGTCTGGTTTTGTATGCAAAACACAAGATCCTGAAGGAGATCGATGGGTTCCCCATTGGAAATAATTATGGCGAAGCGATCGCGTCAGAAATTGGGATCTCTAAGAAAGTGGAAGCGATGGGGTATCAAATCACGCAAGTCCACAAAAAGCCTTTTCGCTATATCTCTCATCCCCAGTGGATCCAGGACTCGAATCCATCACTCTGGAATCTGCTGGTAAATCTACCTGCCAGATTCACTTAACGCTGAGTTCATCGCAAAAATCTACTCAACATTGCTTCGTCATCATGAGTGATCATTTCGATCAGAGTGGAATGAGGACTTAACCCCAATTCCGTTAAAAGTCGAACTCACTTCTTCCGATAAGAACTCTCCAAAACGATCTCAAGGCTCGTGTCATTTTCTTCTGAATAGTACGAATCTTTTTCATTTTGATATTCCCGAGGTTAACTGACCATCAACATTCTGGCATATTGCCCTTAATTGAATGACATTGATTTACAATTCAGATCGATTGAAAACCTTATCAGTTGACTCGACAGAAAATAAGCCGTTAATCAAGTATGAATCTCTTTGGAATTACATTCGTTTTACGTGAAAGAATGAATTCAAACCATAAGTCTGAAAATAGCGCATAAACCGTTATAATCAATGTACCGATACCAGCAGGTTATTCCGCATAAGCCGAATTCCTGTCAGGATCGATATTGCCAAAATTGACAGACTTCCTTTCCGGAATATGTTGGTACAATGCGCAGGGGTTCGGCGATCAGTCATTGTTTGATTCGAACCGATGACCGTGAATCAATTTGTTTTCTTTCCGCTCTAACAGGTGCGCTCATGCCACGATCTCTGAGTCTGTTTTGCTGGTTGCTTTTAGGTTTCATATCATGCAGCATCGTGTCAGAACGAGTGCAGGCCGAAGAACGTCCGAATGTTTTATTCATTGCAGTTGATGATCTGCGTCCAGAGATTCACAACTACGGCATCAATAAAATGGTCACGCCGAATTTCGATCGCCTGGCTGCACAGGGTGTTCAGTTTAATCGTGCGTATTGCAATATCGCGGTCTGCGGAGCTTCGCGAGCCAGTCTGATGTCCGGACTGCGTCCAACCCCCAAACGATTTACTTCTTATCTGACACGGATCGACAAAGATGCCCCCGAGGTGACTTCACTTCCCAAGCTGTTTAAAGATCAGGGATATACAACGATCAGCAACGGTAAAATCTACCATCACAAAAACGACGATCCAACGGCCTGGAGTGAACCGGCGTGGCGAGGAAAGAAATCGAGCTTGTGGTGGGTTATGGCAGAAAACCAACCCGAACCGGGATCTAATAAACGCGGCCCTGCTTTTGAAGCGGCTGTCGAACTGGATGAAAATTATCCCGATGCGATCACCTGTGAAAAAACGATTCAAGACTTAAAACGACTGGCAAAAAAAGAGGAGCCGTTCTTTCTGGCGTGTGGATTTTATCGCCCCCATCTCCCATTTGTCGCTCCTCAGAAGTACTGGGATCTTTATCCGGAAGATGAAGTGATCCTTCCCGATAACATGTATTTTCCCCACGACTTATCACAAGCATTTCAGTATCGATGGGGAGAAATGCGGTCCTATCGTGGTATCCCTCCCCAAGGGCCAGTTACTGAAGTGACGGCTCGAAACTTGATTCGAGGCTACCATGCCTGCGTCAGTTTTATCGATGCTCAACTGGGGCGTCTGCTCGATGAACTCGATCAGTTAGGAATTGCAGATAACACGATTGTCGTGCTGTGGGGAGATCATGGCTGGCAACTGGGCGAGCATGGTTTCTGGTGCAAACACACAAATTTCGAAGTGGCGACACGCACCCCGCTCTACATCGCCGGGCCGGGAATTGAAGGTGGCCGTGCGTGTGAAAAGCTCGTCGAGTTTGTCGACATCTACCCAACTTTGTGCGAGTTAGCAAAGATTGACAAGCCTGAGCACCTGCAGGGAAAAAGCATGCAGGTGCTTCTTAATGATGTGAATGCTGAATTCAAAGAAGCGGTTTATACAAGACATGGCGGTGGAGATGCCGTCCGCACTTCTGATTTTCGTTATATGGAAATTCGCACCAAAAACGGAGCCGGTGACTATCTGGGAGAGGGACTCTTCGATCTGAAAAATGACCCTGCTGAAAATTACGATTTCAGTATCAACCCGAATTTTGCGGAAACGCGGGAGAGCCTGAAAGAGATGCTGAAACAGCACAAAGCCAGTGTCGAATAGAAATCACAACGCCTGGCAAACTTGATCATGTGAAAAATAATTCAGGGTGGCGGGGGCGCTCCGTTTCAGCGGAAGCCCCCGATAATTCCGATTCGGGGGCTTCTCTTCGAGAGCGCCCCCGCCACCCTGGTTTTTATCAAATTCGTGAAGGGTTAAGTTTTTGAGTAGTATCAGGTGTTCTTACTTTTCCCGATACTCAGGCGTGTGTCTGTTCTGAGATTGCGGAAACGTATTCCATTCGACGACATTGGTTTCCTGAGCCGTTTTTTGCCACTGGGTTGCAAGTTCAGAGACAATTTTTCGATGCGTTTCTGCGACATCATGCAATTCACTGCGGTCTTCTTTGAGATTGTAGAGTGACCACGGTTCTTGTCGTCTGGCGACCAGTTTCCAGTCTCCTTTGCGGATCGCTTTGTGTCCTTGATGCTCCCAGAATAAAAATTCACGATCCGGGATTTCCTGATTTTCGAACGAGGCTGACAGGCTGACTCCGGGCAGTGATTGAGTTGATTGGTCAGCATATTCTTGAGGGTACTCGGCCCCGGCAACATCGCAAATTGTGGGAAGCAGGTCTATCACATGACCAATGCTTGCATTTTGAGTGCCAGGGAACTTGACACCATTAGGCCAATGGACAATCAGCGGCGTGGCAATGCCTCCTTCATAGGTCCACATTTTATGTTCGCGGAAGGGAGTATTGGCCGCATTCGACCAGCCGACTTCGAGGCAGCGATACGATTCACGCGAACCGGGAGCAGCGCCAGGTTGGTGACCATCACCCCGAACGATGTATTCTGCGCTGGAACCATTATCTGACAGAACGAAGATCAGGGTATTTTGAAAAGCGTTCATTTCTTTGAGCTGATTTACAATTCGACCAACGCCAACATCAATTCGATCGATCATGGCTGCATAAGTCGCCATGCGGGAGTCCCATTCGATTTGCTCTTCTTTCGAAAGAGTCTCCCAGGCAACCGCTGCAGGGTCGCGATCGGACAATTTGCAATTGAGCAATCCAGAGTCGAGCTGCTTCTGGTGTCGCCTGATGCGAAGCTCATCCCAACCCATCCGATATTTGCCAAGATATTTTGCAACATCTTCCGCTTTGGCATGCAGGGGAAAGTGAGGAGCAGTATGTGCCAGATACAAAAAGAAAGGTTTCTCAGAATCGTTTTGCTGATGTTCTTTGAGACGTCGAATGGCCTGGTCGGTAAATGCAGTCGTGACGTAATAATCGGGATCCTGATCACCCGGTCGTTCAATGCGTTGTTTGTCATCGAACAATAATTTCGGATTGTGAAAATTGTCCTGCCGAAGCATCAAATAGGAATGATCGTACCCTCGTGCGAGTGGCCAGGTTTCATTATGCAGCGGTCCACGGCTGTTGAGGTGCCACTTGCCGACATGGTAGGTGCGATATCCAACTGTCTTGAGGAGTTCGGGAATCATCCGAGCGGATTGTGGAACCACTCCCGTGTATCCAGCGGGAGCATTCGGCCCAAAGTTCATTGCCATGTTGACCTGATGAGGATAAAGGCCAGTCATTAAGGCAGCGCGTGTCGGCCAGCATCGAGCGGTGTTGTAGAACTGAGTGAACTTCAAACCATTGTCAGCCAGTGCATCGATATTGGGGGTCTCAATTTCGCTGCCGTAGCAACCAAGATCAGAAAATCCCATATCGTCCGCTAAAATCACAACGATGTTAGGTGATGCAGGCTGGGCAAATATCGTTCCCGAAAGCGGTGAGAGTCCAACGAAGAAACTGACAAGGAACAGAAATTGGAAATGCTGTTTTAGATTGAGCATGGAGCTTCTTTCCAGTGTTATGAGGAAAAGAAAATCGACTTCAGGATTGTAGCACCCTGAAATAGAGAGGCTCCAGTCAGTAAAGCGTTCTGCTTGAAAAAAATGATTCAGAGTTTCCTCTTGACCGACTGGCTCGAATTCAACCAGTCCTCTAGCGTCATACCCGCTCGTTCAGCAGCCAGTTGATTTCCATGAAGATGACGTTGTGGGATTCGATCTGTAAACGACTTCTTTTTGATATCAATAGTTTCAACTCCGGTCCACAGCTCAGTAATCATCTCCACAGTACCACCATCTGATTGTATTTTCTTATCACTTGCGATCAGAAAATAACCGGAAACACCAACCAGAGTCAGCAGGCCAAACAAAATTAGGTCACGTCGGCCTGGCTGATGATTATTGATCAGGGGTTGAGCGGTTTCGAATTCCTCGAAGAACAGATTTGAATTCGAATCGCTCTCCATCTTATCGACCATCATTTCCACCTTTGCACGAGTGCAATTGAGGACAATAAAATTCAAATTTGTGGGGAAATCCACTGTGTAAAACAGAGAAGATTGCATGTTTCACAAAACGACAATTTATTTAAGTTGACACACGAAATCCATTTCGTCCAGACCAGCTTCTAAAAGCTTGTAGAAATTAACAAACTCCTTGTTCAAACCACTTTGGGAATTGAATGGCAGGTTCAATGAAATTTTTACTCCTCGTTTCAGGCTTCAATTGAAATCATTTGCACACTCAACTCAAGTGGTTCTCCGGCGAGGGGATGATTGGTATCGAGAGTTGCTTCTTCCTCACCCAGTTGAACAACCCAGGCATTCACTGCGTACCCCTGAATCGTTGTCGATAATTGATCGCCTTTTTGAATGCCGGACGGAAGGCAACCTCGAGGAACTGTCATCTGGCGTAAGTGGTCTCGCAACCCAAAACTTTCCTGAGGATCGAGTTTGATGGTTTTCTCCTCGCCCGGCTGCATTCCAATAATTTGTTTGCGGAATAAGGGGAGAAAGTGTTCATCAGCCAGATTCATGACCAGCGGTTTTCGCCCCGAAGTGTCTTCAATGACTCCCCCATCACGCGTGCTGGCTCGATAGTGGATAGTGACGGTATCTGTTTCAATGGCGATCTTCTGCATAAAATTCACTCCAGAGTTCCTCATAGGACCGTACCGGTCGCAAGTATTGTACGAGAGATTCAATTTGTATTTGCAGCTATTGCGGCAGCAATGTCAATGTATTGCTCCGAGTTGCTTCTGTGCCTGAGAATTACGATAATCAATGGATGCAGATTGTATCAATTGTGCCGATTCTCAAACTTAGCGTAGGTTAGGTTCTAGTCAGAAGTTTGAAATTGGAGAGTTTTTGAAAAAAAAGATCGCATCCCGCTGTCGACTCAGTCATGATTGACAATGAAAGTTTTATTGCTAGCCGCTGAAAACATGTGTTGCTTTCCTGCCTCACGATTTTGATTTTTGATGCAATAACAGAACCTCATTCTTCGTCTTCGCTTGGAGGATATTTGAATAAACTCCTGATATACAGGCATATGACTGCTTGTGTGCAGGTCACGAGATTATTTGCAATCACTTGGCGCAATATGTGCCACAGAGTAAGTGACATATTGATTGAACGAGAAGTCCAGAGCGACTGAACACAGTTTACACCAATGACATTATTTTTGGGACGATGAGGCCAGGGACCAGCCTCGTGATACGGGATACAAATAACTGGAAGGATTCACAGCGAGTCGTTTCGTACTCGGGGATGGAAAAAGTATGGCGCTGAAGTTGACCGCTGACTCATACATGGCTGGTGTTCGCGCCAGTGGATTAGTCGAACAGAAACTGTTGGACAATACACTGGCTGAGCTGAAACGTCATGGCCGAAAACTGGATGATGCGGATGACATTTCCAGCGAGTTCCTCAAACGGGGACTGATTACCGAATGGCAGGCCGAGAAACTGTTGCAAGGACGGCACAAAGGTTTCGTCCTCGGACGTTATAAGCTGATGAATCTTCTTGGCCGCGGCGAAATGAGTGCCGTCTACATGGCTGAACATATCGCCATGCAGCGAAAGTGCGCCATTAAAGTGCTTCCTGCGAACCGCGTGAAAGATACTTCCTATCTGGGGCGATTTCAGCGGGAAGCCCGAGCGGTCGCCACTCTGGATCATCCGAACATTGTCCGTGCTTACGATGTGGATCAGCAAAACGAAGGGGGAGCTGAAATTCACTTCCTGGTCATGGAATATGTCGAAGGCCAGAGCATCGAAAAGCTGGTCAACAGCAAAGGACCAATGCCATTCGTCGAAATCGCTGACATCATTCGTCAAGCTGCCGAAGGGCTATTCCATGCTCACAATGCTGGCCTTGTGCATCGAGACATCAAGCCCGGCAACCTGCTGGTCAGTCAAAATGGAACTGTTAAGTTACTCGATCTCGGGCTGGCTCGATTTTTCAAAGAAGACGGGGAAGAATCGCTAACGATTAAGCATGATGAAAAAGTCCTCGGAACAGCTGATTATCTGGCTCCTGAGCAGGCCGTCGACAGCCACAATGTCGACCAGCGGGGAGACATTTACAGCCTGGGATGCACGTTCTATTTTGCATTGACCGGTCATCCTCCTTTTACTGACGGAACCCTTGTACAACGTTTGCTCGCTCATCAGACACGTCAGCCCCCTTCGATTAAGGTCGATCGTCCGGACATTCCAGACAGCCTGCTGGCAATCGTCGAAAAAATGATGGCCAAGAAACGGGAAGATCGCTATCAAACGGCTCGCGAATTGGCCGATGATCTCACTCGCTGGCTCGGTCAAAACGGCAGTGATGACTGGAAACAGAAAAATATCCATCTGATCAGCATGTTGTATGGGACAGAACATGCTCGGGGCATGATGAACGCAGATCAACCGGCAGAGAAAAAGCCAAGCGTGAGTGATGAAGTTCGCCGGCGAAACAATATTCGACCAAAAGAACGCTCGCTGGAGGACTCCACACTCAGTCAGGCAAATACTTCTGCTCGACCACAACGTCGACCAGCTTCAGAGGGAGGCCCCAAACGCCGCCGTCCCATGCCTGCAAAAGGTTCGGTTGCCGGTCGCAATGTCGCACATACGGCCAAGCGTCAACTGGCTGAAGCCAAGGCTGTCAAAAATGAACTTCCCTGGGTTTTGATTATTATTGCTCTGGTCCTACTGACGATTGCGATCACATTTGGCGTTGCTTACTGGATGTTCTCCGGCAATAACACACCTAAAACGACATCGACTCAAACGATTGAGACGGTTATAGCGACCACTTCGAATCGAAACGTATGATCTTCTCTCTTTCGAGGGAAAGCGAGTTGCTCAAATTCTGTTTTCAAGCTTCAATTGCGTTATCAGCAATGATGCCAAACGGCAACACATCGCAAACGATGTTGCCGATAAGCCACTTGGCTGCCGGGCGGCTGGTCTCTCTTTGTTTTGTCGGTGTCGGATTGAGTGCATTCGTGTTGCGAACGAATCCTCAATCGCGTGCGACCCGCCAAGCGCGGCATTGCAACCCGCGTCGTACAGGAATTACCGGACGTGCGCACGAACGGCCCGTGTCTCTGACACGCGGTCGTTTTTTTATGCGCCAATTTCATTTACTTCGTTAAATTGACTCTCATAAAACATAAGAAAAAAGCCGCAACTCAATCAAGAATGCGGCTTTGCATGAGACAACTTTTCAAATGAAAAACGGAACCATCCAGCTGTTGCAGAGGTCGTAAGATCTCGCGATTTCAACTTAGCCATTTTTAAATGATTTTGCAGTTCATTTTTGAATCTGCTGTAGATCGGGTATTAAAATTCGCCGATGACTTTTCCGTCGTTCCGGACGCTCAAATTATGCCATGTGCCCAGGTCGATGTTTTCGCTGATGCTACGGACCGACCCGTCCATCAGTTGTGCGTTGACGGTTCCCTTATGATAGGAACGAGATGTCACAACTGCATACGTCGGATCCGTACAGGCTTTGGCTTCACGACAGTTTGTGAAATCTCCATCAGGGGCAGTCGTTCCTCCACCAGAAACCTGCACCGTAGTGTTGGGTGTGAATGTTGAAGTGAAGCCAGTCTGATGAACTCGCCCATCAACCCATTCCGTGTGCCCACTGCTACCGTCTGCTCCAAATCCACCACCAGTTTTCAGATCTTCTCCATCCCATGTGGTTAAATTCGGGACAGAGGGCATCGGTTCGCTCGTCGAAGTGATTGGTGCACTGCCGCTTGCAGATGATCTCACGTAAGGAGAGAACGCTTTAACTTCTGCAAAAGAAATCGTATTGGTCAAGCCATCTGTAAAATCCCGATCAGCCCAGCTGCTGTTTGGTGCAAATGCTCCGTTCCCTTTGCTGAAATTGCTGTTGTTCCAGACAAACCAAGGGCCAGCGTTATAGCCATAGGATGTGGGGTAATGGGTGTTGGATCTTGGCTTATCGCCAATATCTGAAGGGCATAAATAGATTGCGACGCGAACATTTGCAGGAGGCGCTCCGCTCTCATCATAAGAATCCTCGAAGTCTGCGAGGTCGTAAAGTGAGGCTTGCTCCACAAATGGCATGATGCGAGCATGAATCGACCATTGTCCGCCGGGAGTTCCAGCCTGGTCCATACAGATTGCAGGCGGGAAAACGGTATAGGTATCCAGATAATTATGGAGTGCCAGGCCGATTTGCTTCAGATTATTTTTACACGAACTTCGACGAGCCGCCTCACGCGCCTGCTGGACAGCTGGAAGTAATAATGCCACCAGAATAGCGATGATCGCGATGACTACTAGCAATTCGATAAGAGTAAAAGCTTTCCGAATGGTAAACACGCTACGATTAGGTGAGTTGTTCATTGAAACCTCAGGAGTGGCACGTGGCAATATTGGCATTGAGACTCAGTCTCAGGGCTTTCAGTATACTTATTGAACATTCTATGTCAAACCTGCTCGAAATAAGTGAGAAAAGAATTCTCAGAATTTGACGACGAAACGATGCGGAATGAACCCAACCGGCAGGTGAAATGTTTAATAACACCTTTTTATTTAAGGACTTAGGGATTTCTCTGGGATTCGGACATCATCTGGATTCATTGAGCCTTTCCATGCTAAACTCCCAGGAATATTCATCATTAAAATTATAGGGGGAGTTTCTCATTCATAAAAATAAATGGTTTCAACTGATAATTGGCATTTTCGTCACAGCTCTTTGCCTGTGGTGGGCTGTGCGGGACGTTAACTGGTCAGAAGTTGGCCAGCAGTTCTCGAAAGCCAGATACGAGAGTGTGCCAGTGTATGTTTTTTTTCTAGGCCTGTTTTTCGCATTCAAAACGATCCGCTGGGCTTGGCTGTTAAAGCCGGTGAAGTTCCTGAAACCAGGTAAAGTCCTCGGGCCGCTAATGGTCGGATTTATGGGGAATAATATCCTGCCTGCCCATCTCGGTGAGTTCTTTCGAGTCTTCCTGCTCTCCCGACAGGAAAAAATCGCTGCTGGAGCCGTGCTCTCCAGTGTCGCCATAGAACGTGTACTGGATATTATTGCCGTTTTACTACTGGTTGGTGTTGGCATGCTGGCCGTAAAGGATGTACCAACTGCGATATCCACAGGATTTTTCTATGTCGGACTGATCGCACTGGCGATGGTTGTGGTTTTGGCTTTAGCGGTGATATTTATTCAGCCAGCTGTTTCCCTGGCCTGCTGGTTGATACATCGACTTCCCGTAAAAAGCACCTGGAAAGGTCATCTTGAAGAGCTGATTCGTGCAGCCGCTGCTGGTGCCAGTGTGTTACGGGATGGAAAGCTTCTGGTGCTGTTAATGACCAACTCTGCTCTGCAGTGGAGTTTCAACTGTGCAATGATTGCCGTTTCGCTCTGGAGTTTTGGGATCCATGTGCCGTTCTCTGCAACATTGATTCTGCTCGGTGTCCTCGTTTTCGCGGTGACGATCCCTTCTTCCCCCGGTTTTTTTGGTGCGATTCAGGTCGCTTTTGTCGAAACTTTAAAAATCTTTGGTGTGCCAGCCTCCACGGCTTTTGCCGCTTCGATTTACTATCATCTAATTCAGTATGTCCTCGTGACAGCAGTCGGTTTCTGGTTCCTGGGGCAATCCGGATTCTCCCTCTCCCGCTTACAGGATGGTGCAGAACATATCGAAGAGCAGGAGCTGGAAGTCAGTTGAAAAACTCCTTGTTGACCAGAAGTGAGCAAAAACTTACATTCTCGATACTGCGGCAGTTTTTCACTCTGAACTTACTTATGTTGCAACCGTAAGTTGGGTTAGCGGAACGCGTAACCCAACAATTTTGATTTATACTAGTGGTTTGTTCCGATTAATACTTCGGGTTGTGTGCCACAGGCTCCGCCAGCGCAAGTCGAATTAAAGTATAAAGTTACAATGCACTGGCAAAGCCATTGCCACCCTGATATTAAAGTAGAACAGAGCATTAGAACTGTGATTTTGAAACACCCGTTGGGTTACGCTTCGCTAACCCAACCTACATTTTGGCTTGATCAAACTTCGAGTCTCATTCCGTCAGGCAATGCCTGGCCAGCAGCTTTGCGTTTCCTCTGCAATTAAAGCGAGTCCAACATGAATTATGGAGAAGATGTTCCGGTCGCGCCGATGACGGCTCGCGGTAAAGGCTGGCCTTGTTTGCGTCAGTTTTGTGTCTTCATGGAAAATCAGGTTGGGCGACTGCACGAATTATTTCGTTTGATTGAGCGAAACGAACTGCGAGTCATCGCGATGAGTGTTGTCGACTCGGCTGATTTCTCCACCGTCCGCTTAATGGTCGATGATGCCGATCGTGCTCGCGAGATTTTTTCACTCTCGAATTTCAACTGGTTCGAAAACGATGTTGTCGGCGTCTGCCTGCCGGACGATCCTCAACCGCTTGTCCGCGTCTGTCTGGCATTAATGCAAGCCGAACTAAATATCCGCTACACCTATCCCTTACTGTTTCGTCGGGGTGGTCGTGGAGCGATTGCGATTTCCGTTGATGATATTGATCAAGCCACGAAAATCCTTAAGGATCGCGGGCTGGAAATCATTACCGAAGACGACCTTAAGGACGATGACAATTACTTCTTCTGATGCGATCCCGATTCCCGCTAAACGCAGTCTGAAGTCCCTCGGTTTATTCATTGCAAAATGGGGACTGTTCGTTGCGGTTCTCTATTTTGTGATTCGCTACGGAGTCGATCAGTGGAAAACGCTCGACCTGCGAAATGTGCAATGGTCCCCCGGCTGGCTTGCAGCAGCGATGATCGTCTATTTCTTTTCCTGGATTCCAGCGGCCTGGGTCTGGGGGGAACTGCTTCGGTCTGCGGGTTCTAAATTAGGATTTTATCCCCTGGTCCGTGCCCATTTCTGCGGGCACGTCGGTAAGTACATTCCCGGTAAAGCTCTCTCGCTCGTCATTCGGGCGGCTCTGGTTCGCGAACATGAAGTGCCATTAAGTATGGCAGGCTTAATGGCGACTGTGGAAACTCTCATCACTATGGCAACGGGGGTCATTGTTACCGTCGTCTTGCTTCCCTTATTAATCGGACAGGCAGACACTCAGGGAATCGCAACCGCCCTTCCCGTCCTGGCGCCCGTTCTGGATGCACCATCCTGGCAACGCTGGACCGCTGCCGGTTTGATCCTCGCATTTGCAATTGCCACCATTCCCATCTTTACACGACTGCTGGCCTTAGCCACAAAAAAGCTCTCTCGGAAAATCGATTCCGC from Rubinisphaera italica includes the following:
- a CDS encoding carboxymuconolactone decarboxylase family protein; its protein translation is MLKLQPVPEDKADGKVGQTYERLHDLLGPDPLPEPFLIMGNVEAFLRDYYMNFKKFVYSAGKLDEKSKAAIALVTAIHAHSEVWFQYFRQRCLDLGWEESQLAELAAISTTNYMYNTFFKFRELSGTDKFEGLPVGLRAHTFHGTSLDDKMVELINLVISDLNACKPCVSGHVSKAENLGLSSEEMLEAIQCAATVYAGAQFISAAS
- a CDS encoding sulfatase-like hydrolase/transferase; translation: MPRSLSLFCWLLLGFISCSIVSERVQAEERPNVLFIAVDDLRPEIHNYGINKMVTPNFDRLAAQGVQFNRAYCNIAVCGASRASLMSGLRPTPKRFTSYLTRIDKDAPEVTSLPKLFKDQGYTTISNGKIYHHKNDDPTAWSEPAWRGKKSSLWWVMAENQPEPGSNKRGPAFEAAVELDENYPDAITCEKTIQDLKRLAKKEEPFFLACGFYRPHLPFVAPQKYWDLYPEDEVILPDNMYFPHDLSQAFQYRWGEMRSYRGIPPQGPVTEVTARNLIRGYHACVSFIDAQLGRLLDELDQLGIADNTIVVLWGDHGWQLGEHGFWCKHTNFEVATRTPLYIAGPGIEGGRACEKLVEFVDIYPTLCELAKIDKPEHLQGKSMQVLLNDVNAEFKEAVYTRHGGGDAVRTSDFRYMEIRTKNGAGDYLGEGLFDLKNDPAENYDFSINPNFAETRESLKEMLKQHKASVE
- a CDS encoding arylsulfatase, producing the protein MLNLKQHFQFLFLVSFFVGLSPLSGTIFAQPASPNIVVILADDMGFSDLGCYGSEIETPNIDALADNGLKFTQFYNTARCWPTRAALMTGLYPHQVNMAMNFGPNAPAGYTGVVPQSARMIPELLKTVGYRTYHVGKWHLNSRGPLHNETWPLARGYDHSYLMLRQDNFHNPKLLFDDKQRIERPGDQDPDYYVTTAFTDQAIRRLKEHQQNDSEKPFFLYLAHTAPHFPLHAKAEDVAKYLGKYRMGWDELRIRRHQKQLDSGLLNCKLSDRDPAAVAWETLSKEEQIEWDSRMATYAAMIDRIDVGVGRIVNQLKEMNAFQNTLIFVLSDNGSSAEYIVRGDGHQPGAAPGSRESYRCLEVGWSNAANTPFREHKMWTYEGGIATPLIVHWPNGVKFPGTQNASIGHVIDLLPTICDVAGAEYPQEYADQSTQSLPGVSLSASFENQEIPDREFLFWEHQGHKAIRKGDWKLVARRQEPWSLYNLKEDRSELHDVAETHRKIVSELATQWQKTAQETNVVEWNTFPQSQNRHTPEYREK
- a CDS encoding FKBP-type peptidyl-prolyl cis-trans isomerase; translated protein: MQKIAIETDTVTIHYRASTRDGGVIEDTSGRKPLVMNLADEHFLPLFRKQIIGMQPGEEKTIKLDPQESFGLRDHLRQMTVPRGCLPSGIQKGDQLSTTIQGYAVNAWVVQLGEEEATLDTNHPLAGEPLELSVQMISIEA
- a CDS encoding serine/threonine protein kinase, whose translation is MALKLTADSYMAGVRASGLVEQKLLDNTLAELKRHGRKLDDADDISSEFLKRGLITEWQAEKLLQGRHKGFVLGRYKLMNLLGRGEMSAVYMAEHIAMQRKCAIKVLPANRVKDTSYLGRFQREARAVATLDHPNIVRAYDVDQQNEGGAEIHFLVMEYVEGQSIEKLVNSKGPMPFVEIADIIRQAAEGLFHAHNAGLVHRDIKPGNLLVSQNGTVKLLDLGLARFFKEDGEESLTIKHDEKVLGTADYLAPEQAVDSHNVDQRGDIYSLGCTFYFALTGHPPFTDGTLVQRLLAHQTRQPPSIKVDRPDIPDSLLAIVEKMMAKKREDRYQTARELADDLTRWLGQNGSDDWKQKNIHLISMLYGTEHARGMMNADQPAEKKPSVSDEVRRRNNIRPKERSLEDSTLSQANTSARPQRRPASEGGPKRRRPMPAKGSVAGRNVAHTAKRQLAEAKAVKNELPWVLIIIALVLLTIAITFGVAYWMFSGNNTPKTTSTQTIETVIATTSNRNV